The Benincasa hispida cultivar B227 chromosome 11, ASM972705v1, whole genome shotgun sequence genome has a segment encoding these proteins:
- the LOC120091832 gene encoding ras-related protein RABA4c: MSNLQSNFNQKIDYVFKVVLIGDSAVGKSQLLSRFARNEFSLDSKATIGVEFQTKTLVIDQKAIKAQIWDTAGQERYRAVTSAYYRGAVGAMLVYDMTKRQSFDHIARWLEELRGHADKNIVIMLIGNKSDLGSLRVVPTEDAKEFAQMENLFFMETSALEATNVETAFNTILTEIYRVISRKALIANEEDSGGSSSLLKGTKLVVRGQEPQPTSSGCCRS, from the exons ATGTCTAATTTGCAATCCAATTTCAATCAGAAGATTGATTATGTATTCAAAGTCGTCTTGATCGGGGATTCTGCGGTCGGGAAATCGCAACTCCTTTCTCGTTTTGCTAGGAATGAGTTTAGTTTGGATTCCAAGGCTACAATTGGGGTTGAATTCCAGACCAAGACGCTTGTCATTGACCAGAAAGCTATCAAGGCGCAGATATGGGATACTGCTGGGCAGGAGAG GTATCGAGCAGTGACAAGTGCATATTACAGAGGTGCCGTGGGGGCAATGCTGGTTTACGACATGACGAAGCGTCAGTCATTCGATCATATAGCTAGGTGGTTAGAGGAACTGCGTGGCCATGCAGACAAGAATATCGTTATCATGCTTATAGGAAACAAGTCTGATCTAGGTTCTCTTCGTGTTGTGCCTAcagaagatgcaaaagagtttgcTCAAATGGAGAATCTGTTTTTTATGGAAACGTCAGCGCTCGAGGCAACTAATGTAGAGACGGCATTCAATACCATACTGACAGAAATTTACCGAGTTATTAGCAGGAAGGCACTGATTGCAAATGAGGAAGATTCCGGAGGAAGCTCATCACTCCTCAAAGGAACAAAACTTGTTGTCCGTGGACAAGAGCCTCAACCTACAAGTTCTGGTTGTTGCAGAAGTTAA
- the LOC120090695 gene encoding LOW QUALITY PROTEIN: cytochrome P450 705A22-like (The sequence of the model RefSeq protein was modified relative to this genomic sequence to represent the inferred CDS: inserted 1 base in 1 codon), giving the protein MHEIQSFVLLSILFCLIRYILTKTAAKSALRLPPSPPSLPLIGHLHLLSPALYNSFRRLSDRYGPILYLRLGASPCLVVLSAPIAAEIFKTHDVAFASRPPLAFPDKVYYGKSGFVSAPYADYWRFMKKXCVTELLSPRQLERSQGVRREEIRRLLSRIAAHSRLKEAVDIGAELMRLTNNATCRMVMSTTCSGEKNETERIRYLVKEEMEVLAKLCFGDVLGPFKILGFLLYGKRALDLGRSFDELFEKILKKHEEDRRNNNQAQDLMGILLGIHQDHTAAVNITRTHIKAFIIDLFMAGTDTSSVAIQWGLAELINHPEMLKRVRKEIESVVGTSGRLVEEEDIPQLPYLQAVVKETLRLYPPVPVAIRESRQSCKIGGYDVPPKTTVAINLFAIMRDPQLWSEPNKFRPERFLASSSKQEQIETNKGQSFDFIPFGGGRRACPDATFAFSMLNTTMATLVQCFDWKMVGDGKETKIGMQPGQGLTLGMAKSLLLVPVLHFDPFGASM; this is encoded by the exons ATGCATGAAATCCAATCCTTCGTACTCCTCTCCATCCTCTTTTGCTTAATCCGTTACATTTTAACCAAAACCGCCGCCAAGTCCGCCCTCCGCCTTCCTCCCAGTCCCCCATCGCTGCCGCTCATCGGCCATCTCCACCTCCTCTCGCCGGCGCTTTACAACTCCTTCCGCCGTCTCTCCGATCGCTACGGCCCGATCCTTTACCTTCGTCTCGGCGCGTCCCCTTGCCTCGTCGTCTTGTCGGCGCCGATCGCCGCCGAAATCTTCAAGACGCACGACGTCGCTTTCGCCTCCCGTCCACCTCTGGCCTTCCCCGATAAGGTGTACTACGGAAAATCGGGGTTCGTCTCGGCACCGTATGCCGATTACTGGAGGTTCATGAAAA TCTGCGTGACGGAGCTTCTCAGCCCCCGGCAACTGGAGCGGTCGCAGGGCGTCCGCCGAGAAGAAATCCGGCGGCTTCTGTCGAGAATCGCCGCCCATTCTCGGCTGAAGGAGGCTGTGGATATCGGCGCTGAGCTTATGAGATTGACCAACAATGCCACTTGCAG GATGGTAATGAGCACAACATGCTCTGGAGAAAAGAATGAGACGGAAAGAATAAGGTATTTAGTTAAGGAAGAAATGGAGGTACTGGCAAAGTTATGCTTTGGGGATGTATTGGGGCCATTCAAAATTTTGGGATTCTTGCTTTATGGGAAGAGGGCTCTTGACCTTGGCAGAAGCTTTGATGAACTATTCGAGAAGATCTTGAAGAAACATGAAGAGGATCGACGCAATAATAATCAAGCTCAGGATTTGATGGGTATTCTCTTGGGAATTCACCAAGATCATACTGCTGCAGTTAACATCACAAGAACCCATATCAAAGCATTTATTATA GATCTATTCATGGCTGGTACAGATACTTCATCAGTAGCCATCCAATGGGGATTAGCTGAACTAATCAACCATCCTGAAATGTTGAAAAGGGTTAGAAAGGAGATAGAATCAGTGGTTGGAACATCAGGAAGACTTGTTGAAGAAGAAGACATTCCTCAACTCCCTTATTTGCAAGCTGTTGTGAAGGAAACTTTGAGGCTCTACCCACCAGTACCAGTCGCAATAAGAGAATCTCGTCAAAGTTGCAAAATTGGAGGCTATGACGTGCCACCAAAAACAACCGTGGCAATCAATCTCTTTGCAATTATGAGAGACCCTCAATTGTGGAGTGAACCTAACAAATTTCGTCCCGAGAGGTTTTTGGCTTCGTCGTCGAAACAAGAACAAATCGAGACCAACAAGGGACAAAGTTTCGACTTCATTCCATTCGGAGGAGGAAGGAGAGCGTGCCCGGACGCAACCTTCGCATTTAGCATGCTGAATACAACAATGGCTACCCTGGTACAGTGCTTTGATTGGAAGATGGTTGGAGATGGGAAAGAAACTAAGATTGGTATGCAACCAGGACAAGGGTTGACTTTAGGAATGGCCAAGTCTCTCTTGCTTGTTCCTGTGTTACATTTTGATCCTTTTGGTGCTTCTATGTAA